Sequence from the Cryptococcus neoformans var. neoformans JEC21 chromosome 1, complete sequence genome:
GGATCAGACGCTGGTGCGGAATGGCGCATATACTTCGCTTGATTTGACCATCGCACAAGCTCTGAAACAACGGGCTGTTGACTTTGCTGGTGTGGTCACTTGTTCGCCAAAAGATTCCCTTAGCGCGATATTTAGTTTGATCAAGATTAGGCGAGTGCATAGGTTGGTAGTCGTTGCAGGACAGGATGACGAACAACCAGGAAGGCTGGTGGGTGTGATCAGCTTGAGTGATATAATGCGCGCATTAATCGTAAGTACCTCAATATTATCGACTTAAGATACGGGCTGAAAGATCTTTAGGGAAACGATATTCCTCTCGGAGGCGCTGGTGTGGGGGCCATGGGTGTGGATCGGGCGttaagagaagaaggagaagagggcgTTTTTGCCAGGTCTGAAGGGAGCAAAAGTGCGGGCACGAGCACGGAGGGACAAAGTACAGAGTAGCAATCCAAATGACAATGTGGGGTTACTTGTAGCAGTGTGTAGTATATGATTTTATCATGTAAGAATGTAAAACTGTTTTCGGGTGTAAAAGTGCTTATCTTTATCTGCATGTTGCACAGACTCCAAGTTTCGCTTTTTGCTACCGAGATAAAGGTCGGTGCCGTATACTACATAGGCACTGGAACGCCTACTCAACTGCGGCATACATAATGTGATGGCCAACTAATGTGGTAATGTGGGTAGGACGAAGTGATAAGAGCATTCTGCTCGTAGCTGGCTCATACATATGTCCATGGACACTCTCAACTGCATGACGCTTGTTGCCGGCTGGCTAGGCTCTACACAACAACTGGCCGACCGGCAAATGGGTGGGTCGGAGGCCGGTGTCGGCCGGGGGCTGGGGGGGGACCTAACCAATTATTGGTAAGGTAGGGCGGGGAACTTTAATTAGCTTAACTGTTAGGGGTAGACAAAATGCAGctcatttttatttttatttctgTTAGGGAAGCAAAGAGAGACCTGATTTCAGGGTGGGGACTCAGGGAATGACGACAGTGGGTCCAGAACAAGTCGGTGGGGGTCAGTGAATTTGTCGAGTGACCTTAATAGAGACGCGACTGATTTTGACAATGTAGCAATACTTTGACATGTGTTGCTTTTTGAATACCTAATCTTTTATAACATCCAGCATCCCAGCCAACGTCCGAGTCTCAAGAGCAAAATATTGAGTATGCTAAGACGGTCAGCAGAGTATAAACCACAGCATAGGCAGGAAAGCTCTATCAAATGGTAGTGGCCCTCCTCGTTCATAAGCAGCTCCTCAAGGCTGGCATGTTCAGTTAGTATCATATGGTCTCAGAACACCTTCTTGTTAGTCAGTTGTGCCCAGAAGTATGGTCAGAATTTGAGGTAAGAATAGTGAGGGTTGATATGTGTAATTAAGAGCACATTAAAAAAAGACGCACTGAAACGCTTTGAAATCATGCATTCTGAAGCACGAAGAGCGAGTTTGAATTGTCAAATGAATTAAACAACCTCTGGAGGTCGTTTAATTCGAACGGCTTTTTTCAAGTTATTTCAAGAGGAATTTCCTTTCATGGTAAATCCGACTCGGACTTCTGCCAATTCAATTCCAGGGTTTTTACGCCACAAAGGGTTCAGGAATGTCATTTTCCCTGAGGGAATTGGCAGCTCGTTCATCAATTCAGAATTATCATCGAAATAGCATGCATTTTGTCTACCCCTGTTATTTATTAATTCAAATCCAGAATCCAGATTCGCTATATGGACCCTGAAAATATACGCCGATCGCAGTTCGGTAGCCGCTGTTGTTTGGTTCATTTTGCAGCACGCACTTGGATTGAAACCAGTTAGCTAGCTCTTTATGGATAGGTGACTATAGATTCTCCCCTTCGGACATCGTGTATCCATTGTCCTACTATGCCACTGAGAGCGAGACATTGTTATTGACTGATGATTCAATAAAGCGATGTGACGCCTCGAGAAGCGGGCCACCATCTGATCAAATGAAGGCCTGACTGTGCGTTATGACTCCGCGTGGCGAGTGGCGCTTTGTTGCGAACAATTGTTGGAATGTATATAACGATCGTCGATGTGATCTCTGGGTGGTGATGTATGCCCCTCGAATGAGCGGGTCAGAAAAAATACGCATTCGACGGAATGACAGAGACAGGAAGAACGACAAGATCTGCCAAAAATCCAGGCCGACCGGTGATTTTCTGTTGATTGTATGTTTTTGCATTTGCGTTTGCACCAtcgcttttcttttctttaccTATACGCTCCTCCTGCAGTTCTATAATATAAGAGCCACTCGGCTGCTCTCTTGCGCCTTACACTCCTTTACAAAAACAGCAGCGGGCGACGCCTTCTTGAAAACGAAACGTCTCGAGCAAGACAAGTCGCACTAGTTAGGTCAGGGGTCGATCATCCCAGCGCGCATCAGCAGTATAGGATCGACGCGTCGCGCTAGGGGAGACGGCACTGCGCTAGGTGCGATGAGATTTACTTGGCTTCTCGTGGTGGCAGTGGGCATTGTTCTATCCCTTGCAGACTCAGCCTACTGTCACGCACATGGATCCGGACACTTCCCCAAGGCCAGCAGGCAGAGACATCACCTCCAGCCACGTCCCCTGCTATCTCCAGAGCAGAGGCACGACCATGCCACCCTCCTGCTGCCCAGGTCCAACTCCACAGCTATCTCCAGTAATGCCACAAACGCTGTAGAGGCATCCGCCGAGCCCTCTCTACCTACACGCCCATCTACAGTCCTCACCgcccctccttctcccgtGCCTACCCCGCTGGATCTCTCAATATCCacctccctctcttcctcctgtaTGCTATATCTCGCATCTCTTGTTTCTTCGGAAACGTTCCTGTACTGTCTTCCATTTTCCTTGCTTCTTACCACCTCAACCGCTTATTCCTCCATTGTGGCCAAAGCTTTGGCCTCTGGCAACTACACAACACTCAATGACCTCGTCGCCTATACGTCTTCCCCACAGCCCAGCATTGATCAATGTGTGACCTTCATGTCTGGCGTCATGACGGCTCTCACAAGCAAATCTAATTGTGCAAGCGACATATCGAAAAATGTTCCTGTTGCCATCAAAACAAAATGGGGTGTAGGGAACTATCAAGTGATGAGAGAAGCCGAAAGTTTGGTCAACGAAGATACTGGAGTTTTTTGTTACATTGAGGCAGTAGCGAGTGAAAGGCCAGATGATCTGTATCTTTGGGGATTGCCAGGCGGTATATCGTAGGTACTTCTCTTCCTGATGCTAGGACAAACTGACACTAGGGCAGTCTTCCGTCGTCTTCAAGGCCTAGTTGCACGGATTGTTCTGCTTCTTTGCTCAATACCTATGAGTCATACCTTTCTAACACAACAACGCTCAATTCGACGGTTATCAATGCTGCTGTGAAAAGAATCAATGAGGCGTGTGGATCGAGTTTTGTGAATTTTGGGAAAGATACACAAGCAAGCGGCGATTCAAGTTGCGTTGCTGTCAAGTTTATTGCTGGTTTGAAAGGGGCTGTCGCATTTGCAAGCATCGTGGCGTGGATGTTGATTGTATATATTGATTTGAATTAGGAAGGGGTGAGCGACACTTTTGGGACTTTTGGACAATTCTGTTACTGTGTTGGAATACCTTGCATATATTTATACATCAAATACATGGAGTTGAGTTTATGAACAGAAGGACATGATGCACTGTGGCGTAACGGTCGTGTACTGCCTAAATGATGCTTGACCTTATATTTTTCTGTCCAAGATTGACCATGTTATTTAGATTAAGctaaatgatgatgatgggatAAGAGCGGCGGACTTTTTTTGTTGACACAAAAAGCTTCCgacaaaaaaggaaaagtaTCGACGAGGAGTGCTGGCTGTTTCAGTCACAATGTATTTCAACATGTAAGCAGCAAAGGAGCGGATGCTCAACTTCATACGGAGTCTACAGCTATTCATCAGGTCGCAAATGACATCTCAGAGACCCATCGTAGCCGTTATAGGCACTACTGGCGTCGGTAAATCTCAATTGGCCGTGTCCCTCGCCCAATCTTTCAGCCTTTCTCGAGCACCACGGTTGGGCATGAACAACAATGAAAACAAAACACACCCCGCAGTTGTGCTTTCTGCCGACTCTATGCAGCTTTACACTGGTCTAGATGTGATCACCAACAAGGTGACAGTTGAGGAAATGGGTGGGATTGAACATTGGGGACTGAATATGGTTACGCCAGGTGAGGATACGAGCTGGGAAGTAGGGAAGTGGTGTAACGAAGCAAATGCAAAGGTGAGTCATCGCCTTCTAACCTACGGAAGGCTTATGCTTTCAAGTAGATTACAACACTGCCAGTTGATGTCTTGCCAATAATTTGTGGCGGGACGCATTATTTCATCCAGcacttcctttttcccccACCCGAGTTATCTTTTGTTCGCGATGGCGAGATCAAAAGCCAAGCAAAAGATCCTATGTCTGTCAGATGGACACCTCCAGGGCCTAGACCGCCCATTCCAGAAAACCTGTCACCAGAGCTGTTAGCTCTCTTGGATACCTTTTGGCTTACAGAGCCTACATGGCCTAGTACTTCCGGATCTTCAGTAACGGAAAGAAATCCCGGACCATCAAAGTCCAGTAGACCTACAACaagagaggatgaacaTCTTCTTGCGTTGCATCGTCTATTGGAAACTATCGATCCAAAGGAATCTCAAAGATGGCATTGGCgagatgggaggaaggtcAGAAGGAGCTTGGAAAGAtggtgggaaaggggaggcACCGTGGATAGCGTCCCTTCATCGAATGGCCTAGAGGAGCcgaagggaagggaggcgAGGTTTAGGACACTGATTTTCTGGGTGTACGAGCCCATGGAGACTTTGAGACCGAGGTTAGATAGAAGAGTGGACAAAATGCTCGAAGTATGTTTTGTTTCATCCGCTCATCGTAAATGCGGTGCTGATTATGTGACAGAATGGGTTGCTCGATGAGATATCGGAACTAAGAGAAATAGCCCAGAGAATATATGGAAGCACAGATGCCACAGACCATACCGAGGGCATATTCCAAGCGATAGGTGAGGGCCAGTTACTTTTTTGCTCTATGGCAGCTGATTCAGGTCCTCTCTTTAGGCTACAAAGAATTTGcatctctccctttgcCCTCTCCCAatcctcaatctcatccgctcttccccaccatgGTTGATCGAACTAAGGTTTCCACCCAACAATATGCCAAATCTCAACTTAAGTGGATAAAGAAGCAGTTCTTGCCAGCGGTGCGGGAAGCCCGCTCATTGGGGGGCGAAGTTGAAGTATATGTTGTTCCTGGGGGGGAAACAGGAGTCCCACTGGCAACCGAAATCTTGCATAAATTCTTGAAACGAGAGAAAGTACCGTCAAATTTGGAGGTGGGCCAT
This genomic interval carries:
- a CDS encoding expressed protein is translated as MRFTWLLVVAVGIVLSLADSAYCHAHGSGHFPKASRQRHHLQPRPLLSPEQRHDHATLLLPRSNSTAISSNATNAVEASAEPSLPTRPSTVLTAPPSPVPTPLDLSISTSLSSSCMLYLASLVSSETFLYCLPFSLLLTTSTAYSSIVAKALASGNYTTLNDLVAYTSSPQPSIDQCVTFMSGVMTALTSKSNCASDISKNVPVAIKTKWGVGNYQVMREAESLVNEDTGVFCYIEAVASERPDDLYLWGLPGGISLPSSSRPSCTDCSASLLNTYESYLSNTTTLNSTVINAAVKRINEACGSSFVNFGKDTQASGDSSCVAVKFIAGLKGAVAFASIVAWMLIVYIDLN
- a CDS encoding tRNA isopentenyltransferase, putative — its product is MLNFIRSLQLFIRSQMTSQRPIVAVIGTTGVGKSQLAVSLAQSFSLSRAPRLGMNNNENKTHPAVVLSADSMQLYTGLDVITNKVTVEEMGGIEHWGLNMVTPGEDTSWEVGKWCNEANAKITTLPVDVLPIICGGTHYFIQHFLFPPPELSFVRDGEIKSQAKDPMSVRWTPPGPRPPIPENLSPELLALLDTFWLTEPTWPSTSGSSVTERNPGPSKSSRPTTREDEHLLALHRLLETIDPKESQRWHWRDGRKVRRSLERWWERGGTVDSVPSSNGLEEPKGREARFRTLIFWVYEPMETLRPRLDRRVDKMLENGLLDEISELREIAQRIYGSTDATDHTEGIFQAIGYKEFASLPLPSPNPQSHPLFPTMVDRTKVSTQQYAKSQLKWIKKQFLPAVREARSLGGEVEVYVVPGGETGVPLATEILHKFLKREKVPSNLEVGHVNAKELLHSLEENGIVPNTADRQSINARKICEVCSTPNNPCSVLLREWDQHTKTRAHKHNANPIKMDKAEWIARQKAMGEERKTERQRLKQESMAVGLDQKAD